The Leptolyngbyaceae cyanobacterium genome includes the window AAATCACTATCAAATCAGGTGTATCTTCCAGAAATAAGATTGTAGAAATAAATACCGATTCTTAACTTGACGATTATGACTCAATTTACAATTACCAAATACGAAAATTTTTACCTACCTTTCATTGCATTATGCTTATTAGCTTCCAGTACTATTAACGTGCAAGAAGTAAAAGGACAAGTGGGAAGGAACGAGGAAGCAGGAATTAGACAAGTGTTGCGAACTAGATATTGTCCCGGTTGCGAACTTAGTCATGCTAACTTAAGCAACGCTAACTTAGTTGGTGCTAATTTACAAAATGCTAATCTGAGTAATGTTGACTTAAGTAATGCTAACTTAAGTGGTGAATTAGTTCAA containing:
- a CDS encoding pentapeptide repeat-containing protein — translated: MTQFTITKYENFYLPFIALCLLASSTINVQEVKGQVGRNEEAGIRQVLRTRYCPGCELSHANLSNANLVGANLQNANLSNVDLSNANLSGELVQFRCGNGPELVPANLRGANLSGANLENANLKDANLENANLSGANLIGANLEGTNLQGANLEGAIGIEQSKNNSKPTSRNKCEKKLK